The Maniola jurtina chromosome 13, ilManJurt1.1, whole genome shotgun sequence genomic interval ACCTGCGGCTGCACTTGCAATTGCTGCTGCTGTtgttgctgctgctgctgctgctgctgttgttgttgttgctgctgctgctgctgctgttgTTGTTGCTGAAGCTCTTGTTGTTGTTgctaaaaatatgtttcattGTAGTAAATGCAGATTGTACTTAGTAGCAGGTATGTATTGTGATTTGAagtaaaaacttctttaggcgcgctTTAATTATGTGGTGCGCGTTTGATATGCGCATTCGATATTATATATTCGTAtctattgtttttatgtttttaaatttttggtacaattaatttgaaaatataaaaaaacccccttctgttatttcatagtttcaAGTTTTCACTTCAGTCGGCATTCTAACTTCCAATCTTTTTACAGATATAGGTAGAGAAAGAGATAGAAAAAAGAGGAGATTATAGTCACCCGATGTGTGCTCTACTCACTTTAAAAGCGTACAACTTCTCCGAGCCGTCGGGACTGAACACACACATCTGCACGTGGCTCAGCATGTGTTTCTTCAGGCTGTGCAAGTATGTGTAACTCTTCACACAGAGACCGCATTTGAACTTCTTTTGCCCACTTTCCTGTACTTGTACAGCTGTATTATCTTTTTCGTCTTCTGCGTCCTGACTTTCGTCGTTTTTATCCGCTTTTGGATCGTTCTTTTCTAGCATCTGTGTCGCTTCGCTGTCGAAGTTAGCCTCCGTGTTGTCGTTTGTTGAATCGTCGTTATCTTTTTTGTCTGATGCGTGCGTCTTTAAGTGTTTCTTGTATGCGCTGCTTTCTATAAAGCCTGTTAATGAaattaagtcaaagtcaaaaccggtttttatacaaaataagtagataggtagattTTTTAACTGTGTTAAAAATGTGTAGATTTAAATTTGTCCGTgaccgagacttcgtccgcgtggttttagttttttaaactcCCGTtgaaactctttcatttttcgggataaaaatagcttatacTACCACTCTCCATCTCTATAAttacatccatgcaaaaaaatcgcGTCGatgcgttgctccgttgcagcttgattgaaagacaaaccagctaacaaacacactttcccatttatgaTATGCGTAGTGAGGTAGTGattgatgtaatggtgataataatgTAACAAAAGCCACGGGGGTTCTAAACGCGCCCTGGTTtaagaagaagcccacaacaaacttgaGTGTTCGGTGACTGTCAAATTGTCAACCTTTTGAAGGATCTTGATTTTTgtcattttggcgctgatagcagcagtgaacGTACTTGGAATTAAATGTTAATACTGAAACACAGCCAACATAGAGTGAACGCGAAGATAATTTGAtacaaaatgtaaattttaatacgaaATACGCCCGACGGGGAGCgttgaatcggcacaaaaataaCTGACATTTTGTGCGGCACTTGTCTTCTAGCGTACTTGTTTATATTCATTTCAGTGGTACTCAGAAAAGTACTACTCACCCTTCCCACAAACGTCACACATGTACTTCTTTTCTCCGGTATGAGAGCGCCTGTGCACTGCAAGGTACGATGCCGAGCTGAACCGTTGCGGGCATAGTTCACAACCAAACAGTTTCTCGCCCGTGTGTTTGCTTGAATGCACGCGCAGTTCCGCGCGGGATGTGCAACCTTTGAAGCAAATTGGGCACATGAATCTGCAAGAAAATAGCCACGGTTAGCGGTTAGTCTTTTGTGGCAatagtacctataataaattatgttacgCCACATGATTGGTCTATCCAGTCTCCGTTAATTGAGTGCATGAAGTATTTCTTTTGGCTTTAATTGCAGGGCCGTAGGAATTGTCAGACAAACTCACGCATAAAATATCCTGGGTTTCGGCACCGATGACGACCTATGAGTTATCAGCAAAAAGTCGGCCATGCAGTTTCACAGCGCCGACTACTGGACGAAATGAGTCAATTGGATGGTTACTGTTGTGCTATTCAGTTGACCATCACGTCTCTACACTCTTGTATTCTGCCAAGTACTcacttcttttatttttaatatttttatggtgtttttacctacacttcaagacATTACACTACTAGGCGGCATTAACAGTCGCTTCAGTACTGAGTGAACGTACATTTCACTCACTAGCAGTAAGCGATACTGTGGCTTAGTGGTCAGAGCGTtgggcgcgaacccagaagacgcaggttcaaATCCTGCCGGttttgcaatttttgatatgtatttaataattactcaCTTCTTGTGTCCGGTGTGGGTGAGCATATGGTTGTTCCTGGCGGAGGAGGTGGTGAAGCGCGCAGTGCACGCCTTGCACGCGTACGGCTTCTCGCCCGTGTGCGTGCGCCGGTGGTAGATCAGCGCGGACTGCTGCGCGAACTTGCGCTCGCAGAACTGGCACTCAAACGGACGTTCGCCTGACACAAACGGGGATTATTTTTAGTACTTATAAAATTGGCTTAAAGTATCAGTTCAAAGctgcatttatattttatctcctaatagaagatgcccgcggcttcgcccgcgtggatttcggtttgtTAAAAtaccataggaactctttgattttccgggataaaaagtagcctatgtgctaatccaggatattatctatctccattccaaatttcagccaaatccattcagtagttattgcgtgaaagagtaacagagTACAGTAGTAagagtttgtatgtgtgtgtgtgtgtgcgtgtaacatacacacatacaaactttcgcttttataatattagtgtgatgtttacCCACCTAGGTAACACAATAAATAGTGCACGCGTATCGACAAACCCACTGCTTATCAGAAGTgtttagattattttatttatttattatataggcGCACGCTTCATCACCATCACACCTAATAGGAAGTGATGAAGTGGCCTATGATAGGACGCGAAGATCTCCACTATTGGAGCGGTTGCAGTAGCTATGTGCTATGCACATAGTTTCTGATTAGTCCATAATGTGCCAGGTTGAGCAGATTGGATACAATTGGTTTTGAATAAGTTATAAAAGACTCAAGATAAGTTTAGTTAGTTATATAAGACGGCCTGATTGATTCCCGTTGCGGTGGGTCAGTGAGTCAAGATTGAGTTTGAGCCCTAAAATACTATTTGTTAtgaattacttattaatttaggAATAGAAAGCATGATAACTTTCAATTGGCGGTAGAaaggaaaaattataatttatacctgTATGAACTCTCATATGAGCATTCAGCTTGGAAACTTCATAAAATGCCTTGTTGCACATGTTGCAAACGTGGTTCTTTATGCCGCGGTGTTTCTTCATATGCTGGCACAGTGTCGAGTGGCGGCGGAAGGTTTTGTTACATTCAGAACATTTTAGCGGTTTTTCTCCAGTGTGCAAACGAAAATGAACctaaaatattagaattttaATTGATTACAAAACAAGTTGGAACATAGTAGGCAATAAAGTAACTATGTGTTTTTGCGGGTGTgtatgtgtaggtatgtgtctGCCTGCTGGAACCCTGCTAAAGCTCAATCATTCTTTGAGCCATAAATAAGCCAGAATAATTACCTATGGTGTATTCCATGAATTCTCAAGACTAGGTAATTATGAGTTCAATCGATCAATAAAACCTACTTTATCATAACAAGACAAGTTGGCTGAAAATTTTGTGAGACCGTAATTTACAtggttaggtacctatgtcaGAATTTAGAAATGAAAGGATTTGACAGTTATTTGACAGAACATCAATATCTTGCTTGCATCTCatcaattcaaaattattatttaaagaccATTAAAGACAAAGTAAAAAAATGGGGTTTGATTATTATGGAATATTAGGTGTCAAACGTTCTTGCGACCAGATTGAAATAAAAAAGGCATACCGTCGACTCGCACTCAAGTACAACCCTGAAAGATTCAACGATGATGAGGCTATGAAAAGAATTTTCGCCCTGATCGCTGAAGCCTACGAAGTTCTAGTCGACAACAAGAACCGAGCAGTATACGACCAGTATGGCGAAGAAGGACTAAAACGTGGGGTTCCGGGACCTCAAGAATATATTCAGCCCTATACATATCACGGTGATCCATTGAGAACTTATCACGAGTTTTTTGGAACCAAAAACCCATACGCCGATCTATTGGATTACTACGAGAACCCACTACCGATGTTCGAATCCCCTCTAGGAAAAGGCTACAAAGAAAAGGATCCAACGATTATTCGACCTCTTGCCTTAACGCTCGAAGAAGTTTACAAAGGATGTTTGAAGAAGATGAAAATTCAGCGTTTAGTTTTTACCGACGAGACTTGTTCGGAGCTAAAGCTACGAGAGAAAGTGCTGTCTATACCTATCAAACCTGGGATTTATCAGAACACCGAAATCAAGTTTAAAGAAGAAGGTGACCAAGGCCCTACCAGAATACCGGCCGATGTTATATTTATAACTGAGGACAGACCACACGAAAACTTTGTGAGGTCAGGATTTAGCGATCTCGTAATGATTCGAACTGTTACCTTGCAAGAGGCTTTATGTGGTATAACAGTAGCATTCACAACTATAGATGGTAGAACTATGCGAATTAAAATAACTGATGTAATCACGCCGACTTATGAACATGTGGTTGAAGATGAAGGCCTCCCGGTACCAGCGTGTCCGAAAAGGGCAAAAGGGAACCTCATTATAAGGTTCAATATAACCTTTCCAATATATTTATCGAAACGAACCAAAAAAGCTTTTGAATCAGCCTTTAGGGTAAAAGATGAAGAAGATGAAAGGTTTGAAAAGTTACCTTGCGGAACTTTGTCGACGTCTTCTATTTATAACTGAATGAAAAATCACCCCATAATTTGTGATTCTTTTTAGCgccatattaaatatattatttcagataaactttttttaaccatgctaatcatgactaataatcccctttcccctccaactaagcgtaaagctaggagtaggtacgacaataatgaacgggtggggtttgaactgccgacctttcggaattcagtttgctcctcaaccgttgagctattgaggctccaaatgattatgatgatgatgatataccaACTCACCTTTAAGTCAGTGGGGTTGTAGAAGCTCTTGGAGCAAATAGCGCACACATACGGTCTTTCGCCCCTGTGTCGCGCCATGTGCGATCTCAGCGCGTATCCGCTAAAGAACCTTTTCTCGCACACCGTACACTGGTGGGTCTTTTGTTCGAAATGTGTCTGCCGGTGTCGGTAGAGCAGGGTTTTTGTCGGAAACGTGCGTTGGCATACTGAGCACGTAGGTTGTTTCGGTGGACGCTGTTCGTGGGTACGCATATGCATCTTCAGCATACCGGGTCCCTAAAATTACAAATGTATTCTCAAGCAGATCTTGAAAGATTAACATTTGAAGGCATTTTATCAACATTTTTTCACTATTATACCTGTTAGATGTCATTACAACTAATCTCCACGATTTATTCTCACCTTGAAGTCTTTAGTGCCCCCGTAGATCGTAAAATTGTGCTAGTGCAACCGAAATCGATTTCTAATCATAGCCGAGCGACGGTTTATTAACACTAAGAGATTCAGTTCAAGATTGGCTAAAACGCTCTACGCTGCGTCTCTTCTATAGCGTTTTCGCGCTTTCGTTATCTTATTCACGTTCAGCCGTTCAATTTCAGCGCTTACTATCCTAACTAGTAATTTGTGACTTCGGCCAATATTTCGGCCCATTTTGGCCGAATCCGAAGGTTTGGAAGAATAGGTATTctaatttgctaaaattgaaaattttaaaagaaacgtACCTTAAAAGTTCTTTCGCAAATCGGACATTTAGGTGGTTTCTTGCAGTTCGCCTTAATCCAGTTGGAATGGGAGCGCATATGCAGTTTCAGCCACCTTGCATGCTTGAATTCCTTATGGCAAAGGTTGCACACGTGGCGTCCGGGCGACACGGATGACGTCGCTTGAAAGACCACCATTTGTAGCAGATTCTCGTCATCCGAGTTGAGTCCTCCTTCATCGGTCTTTCGTGCGTTTTCTGTGTTGGGATTcatctaaaattaaaatttgattttcAAGCGGATTTGGTTCGGAAAGCCACGAAAATATAAGAGACGagtgtacaaaataatattgaaatgaagaTACAATTTGTTATACACCTACCTACTAcacagtaatttaaaaaaaaacataaaagtgAGAAAACTGTACAGACGGCTAAGAAGCGATCTTTTGCAGCAATGGCAAAATGTCAACATTTCTGGGGCAAAATTGAATTCAGGAGTGGTCCCAACTCTCAACCCTACTTTAGGaatgaagaaaataattttctttatctTCGATTTCTAGTGTTTAGCTAAGTGTGATGAATTGATAGTTCTGCTTGCCCACCTAAATACCTAAGGGTGTGATAGAGCACTGTGTCTTGAACATGGTCTTAAACAGAGTCTGAACCAAATTTGAAAAAATACGGTTAATATTTAATACTCGTACAACGAGTACGAgtttagaagtttttttttggattcgGATCGGTAAGGACCGTAAgttttaattaacattaatgGATTCTTTTGTGTTCATGTACCTCTAAAATTATATACATTACCTTATCAACATCAAAATCATCTTTCTGCAGTATTTCTTGCGTGAGAGGTTGATCCGATGTGTTATCCGTGAAGAATCCATCTAGGAGTTGGCTTGTACTGTTACTGCTCAAAGTGGGAACCTCAATAAATTGGATTGCTCTGTACACTGAATGTAAGTTTTTGTCTTTCTGagaaaaatgaaaacaaaactgtaagtaggtaagttcaATTAAAATGTTAGTACCCCCAAGGCCCATgttaatagcctagtggttaagatgtcggccttctattcgggGGGTCGGGGGTTCGGTTCGGCTCACacttaactttttggagttaaattttaaacatcatttgctttaacagtgaaggaaaaacaTCTCTAGGAAACATGCATGTCTTAGAGTTtcccataatgtcctcaaaggagtgtgaagtttgccaatccgcactcggccagcgtggtggactatagccaaacCTTTGTCTTctaaacccgtgctcagtaatgagccgctGACTCACGACTGAGCACGACACCTTGCTCAAAGTTacaaaacatagaagacaaatAATTGCTACGGCTACGCCAATAGAGGACGGCCGCGCGTTATAACTGGCTGATCGCGCAGGTCACATggtgtaacttataaaagtgtcAGTAAGTACTTTACCTCCATATTCAAGGCCTCTTCGGCCATTGCCTTCGCCTGTTCGCGAAGTGTGGCATCATTTCTCTCCACTAATGTCTTGAAAGCGTGGCAGCGAGAGATCTGGTGCACGCATTGCAGGCACAGCTGGGACGGCAAACCATCGCCGACTGCTACCTAGAAGAGAAACGAAAACAAAGAGTACATATTATAGTGCCCGGCGAACAAGTTGGACCTGAATAGGTGTAATGGGAGAAAGTTGGTGAATCTGGCAAGCGGAActcgacgtatcaaccaatcgcgttcACCCGCGCCGACTGGTCGACCAATCACGTGCACCCGCCACTCGCCAACCAATCGCGTTAAAGCTCAAGTTGTTTACCGGTCACTGTACGAACCTATGTCATGTCGTAGAAGTACAACTTATGAGTTAATAATATGCACAATATTGAGAGAAGCATCAGGATTTGAAGAGTTGGGACTAGGTATTCGATAATGAAGCCTATGCTcggtatttacaatattatgtcaccATGAACAGTTTCTGAATCTGTACGGTATAGGAGTGACCACTATCCACGGCTTAGTTCAGTatcttgcagcatcaggattgaggagttgggaccCTAAGTCAAAGATGTACCTAGTCTATGCTTGGTAGCCTGAATCACTATAGTTTAGGAGTGCTGTATCATGCATCATCAGAGTGTAGAAGTTGAAACATGGAGTGCAATCATGAAGTCATTTGAAACTCTTTGACCTTGGTCCCTTCAGACCTTGAATCCCTTTGATGTTGTCCCTCCTTACCTTGAATATCTCTGACCTTGGTCCCTCAGACTTTGAACCCGTTTGACCTTGAATATTACTGACCTTGGTCCCCACTAACCTTGTTCCCATCTGACCTTAGTCAACTCTGATCTTGAGCCTCTATCACCTCGGTCCACTCAGACCTTGAACCCCTCTGACGTTGGTCCCCTTTGAATTACGAGCAAGCGAAGAATAGTATTTAAAAGTTGTGACCAAAACAGACGaacatttttgaaattttccTACATTGTTTATTGAGATGTTCTAGCTTGGAAAAGAAAtacatatttcatacacccaaaagaTGATGTTCATTATTATGTGCGGAACCTTAAACGAGCGAGGCCGGACTCGaccttgaccggtttttagggttacgtacctcaaaaggaaaaaactgaacccttataggatcactttgttgtctgtctgtctgtctgtctgtctgtctgtctgtccgcccgtccctccgtccgtcgtgtgacgtgtctgtcaagaaaaccatagggtacttctcggTGACTCATGtcaatcatgaaattgggcaggtaggcaggtcttatagcacaagtaaaggaataaatctgaaaaccgtgaatttgtagttacatcacagaaaaaaaatattaaaatgtgttaccaagtggggtatcatatgaaagggctttacttgtacgttctaaaacaggtttttatttatttttaagcaaagtagtttttgatttatcgtgcaaaatgttggaaaaatacccgagtacggaaccctcgttgcgtgagtctgactcgcacttggccagttttttattgTATGACATTTAACCACTTTCCTGCATtctaaaatgttacttttcagACCATCTCATTTACTCATACGTTAAACAACCTTGATAAAAAAAAGGATAGCTAGATATTAGACAACCTTGATACAGAAAAGGATGGCAAGATATTTCACAATGAAATTCCTAGAATACGCAGCCCCCGAAATCTTTTTAATGACTATCCCATGACGTCTTCTAAACAAAGATGACTCGATGGGTCGACGGATGCCATCACTTCTGCCTTATGGTCATAGTTATGAGTGAGAAAGAGACCACATCACTatccaaaaataattttatcaacaTGTCATCTCACCTGCACTTTTGATATTCCCATTAACATCGTCGCAGTGAGCTGCTCAAATAAAGGTCGCATGTCCTTCTTTATTTGCAAACAAGCGCGACATATTTTCTCAAAATTATATTTCTGCGTTTTAGTTACGGCAGCCATTTTGAAGGGCAGCTATCGAGCTGTTTTTGTCCTTGTTATGCagcaatcattaaaataatattttaaaactaatctTATGTTATTAAAAACACATATTTAGCATATTatgtttgttaattttaagtcgAGGCTCAAAATTACCATTTGTGAACGCACAATTTAACAAACAACTTCATTTTCCGCGAAACCACGTAAAACACACGTACGCAAGAAAGACAGACATAGCTTTATACGAAATCGTCAGTCGTCACTTCTGCTGGCGAACAGGCGACGGGCGTATTGGGAAGGGGAATTCAATTCACATAAGTAAGAGCGAGACAGATATAACTACCTAAACATAACAttttgagtaaaaatacaaactttatcaaattcaaaataaaatcgGCAGAGATCCAATAATACCAGCGATATGTAACATTACCATAAATATTACGCATTTCAGCGAATTAGATTTAATGGAGTAGGTATTAaacattgattttatttatcgtTTCATTTTCCGCGTCGTCTATAATAAGTTAGGTGAAATGCAAAATATTTGAAAGAGTGCAGTTTTTTGAGGAAAAGGGACATCTACATACGTATTTATCAGTTTTCTAAattaagctatattttatttgtaagtagtAAAATTTTATCTGTACAATaggaactttttttatttttattcaagtaggtacctaggtattaaacTTTTGTGCACTTCGTAAGTCGTAACAGGCATAGATTCTGTGTGGTAGTCATGGTGGTAGAAGGAAAGTGtgcattattttttgtatgaaaatattgtgCAATCGATATTCATAAAGTCCACTATCGTCCATCTCTTTTCTTCTACGCTTGCGAGGAGGTGAGATAAAAGAGATAGCTGGTTGTTTGAACTTTGACAAATGATGAAAAAAGTTCTTTCAAAAAAGGAAGGATgacatttctttctttctttcggCTAGATAGTATTCTATTTACTTATGTTACTGTAGGTACATGTTAGTTACTACATATATCATGAATGATGAAATAGTTATTTTCTAAATAGGAGCCGATTGGAGCTGCCAAATTGAAAACTGAAATACCTGTCTACTTACCGCTGAATTAGCTGAATGATTGACGAACGACTGCATGTATGAAGTCAagcaacaagtaaaagtatgaAATATCAAAATAGTTATATCGGGTGTGAATAACTCATACGAAAGTTGACTTATAGCATAAAATATGTTAAgtcaatataaattatttttttccaaaattgcGGCCACGTATAAAATCTGCACTAATCAATAGCTGGCATTGTATGAGACAACCCCCCTTTTTTtactaagaattattatttccaaCGGATCCATAGTAAAATCTTAGTGATAAAAAAGTACTCTGTGATTGTCTTTGTCTGTGACAACTGtcaaaataagtataaaagagctagaatccagagccgtaatTTGTAAAGTTACATAGAATCTGTTAACTTGGTGATGACTGATAACATAGTCTTTGgcgaaaaaaaaactgtcaaaatctTAATAACTACGAAATACTGACGAATAAATACTCgtcaaaatatgaaaataattcttGAAAGCAAAgtattttgataaatttttcgaaagtacattaaattagtaggtacctaaccctGTAAATAAAATGAAGCCATGAAATCTTAATAACAATATCACATTCGGGCCTAAcaatctaatattattatctacattaATTGATTGTCAATATATTATTCACGGTACGAGTTTTATACTAATAATTTGAGTTAATTAGTGaagtacaattatttattttgaatacaGCAGTTTAAATTTGAATTCCTTTATAAATGCTATATGCTGGGTGTCATTTCAGTGAGCTATGTCCGAGCTTTTAGAACTGCAACATCTTGTAGCTGATCTCTCTGTTGGAAGTGGTGATGAAACAATTCCTAACCTGCTGGAGAACAAGAGGCCGCTTATCAAAAGATGTCCTTACCTCGGGTTACTACTAGCTACACTTTCATCACTATTTTTCTCACTATGCTCTGTTATTGTCAAGAGTCTGGTAAATATAGACCCAATGCAATTAGCAATGTTTCGCTTTATAGGAGTCTTATTGCCTACTTTACCAATTGTTATATACACAGAGCAACCTATATTCCCTGAAGGCAAACGTATTCTACTAGTATTACGATCAATTGTAGGAACAGTGGGGCTAATGTTAAGTTTTTATGCCTTCCGAAATATGCCTCTAGCTGACGCCTCTGTAATTGTATTTTCAGTGCCAGTATTTGTGGCTCTCTTTGCTAGGGTTTTCTTGAAAGAACCTTGTGGAATTTGGAATACAGTTTCAATTGTATTAACTTTAGTTGGTGTAATATTAATCACACATCCACCTTTTATATTTGGTGAAAGTGAATCTGTCGGCAATCCAAACTATAATAGTTTGAGAGGTGCTATTGCTGCATTTGTGTCAACAATATTTGGAGCAAATGCTTATGTATTGCTTAGAGTCCTCAAAGGTTTACATTTTTCTGTAATCATGACAAACTTTGGTGCTATAGCCATTGTGCAAACATtgttttattcttttgtttttgGTGTTCTTTGTATGCCAAACTGTGGAACTGAGAGATTTTTAGTTGTATGTTTAGCTATATTTAGTTATTTGGGACAAATTCTGTTGACAATGTCTCTACAAATGGAACAGGCAGGACCTGTAGCAATAGCTCGTTCCGCAGATATAGTATTTGCCTTCCTATGGCAAGTAATGTTCTTTGATGAAATACCAAGTAAGTATTCAGTATGTGGGGCTGTGTTAGTACTGAGTTCTGTGTTACTTGTAGGCTTACGAAAATGGGCATTAGCTTTGCCAGAAGATTCACAGTTGAGGGGTAAGCTTGGAGTGCTAGCACAGTAATTGATGATTTTTTCTGGTAAATTTTTACTGTTATAATCTGTGATCACTGTTTCTACTTACCAAGATTACTTATATTTGCCACCTTTCTAGTGTATTGCAAAAATATATGTAATGTTGGAACCACAAAGCTTTGTAACCTATAGTTCCAGTGTGCAGAATACTAGTTTCCTAATAATATTTTGGTGGGCCACTAGAATTTATtgctatgtatttatatttttgtattattgaaagtaatatttattgtaaattatAGAAAGCTAATAACTTGAAgataatatgtaattatgtatttacaaaCTCTGAAAGAGTTGAATAGTTATTTTCTGCATACAATAGAAACAGTTTCTAGCTGACCTTGCACTACAATtagcaataatattttaactgacTAAAATAAGCCATCACTCATCAGCAATAGTCAACAAgtaaaaccatttttatttttgttatttaatcaTGTTCTACTCTCGCTAGTTACACTTGACTGCAGATAGTTGAagatgtaaatttttaaaatgtaaataattttaagcaTTATGTACTTATCTTCAAAGACTGTCCTAACTCCTATGAATCTGCTGCACCTAATGTTAACTGTTGTATTGTACTTGTTTGCTGTGTTATGTTATGTTCCCATTAACCtaagattatatttttgttgacTAATTGCTATTCTATTCTAGATTTAGGTAAGGTAATTAT includes:
- the LOC123870803 gene encoding zinc finger protein 852-like isoform X4 — translated: MAAVTKTQKYNFEKICRACLQIKKDMRPLFEQLTATMLMGISKVQVAVGDGLPSQLCLQCVHQISRCHAFKTLVERNDATLREQAKAMAEEALNMEKDKNLHSVYRAIQFIEVPTLSSNSTSQLLDGFFTDNTSDQPLTQEILQKDDFDVDKMNPNTENARKTDEGGLNSDDENLLQMVVFQATSSVSPGRHVCNLCHKEFKHARWLKLHMRSHSNWIKANCKKPPKCPICERTFKGPGMLKMHMRTHEQRPPKQPTCSVCQRTFPTKTLLYRHRQTHFEQKTHQCTVCEKRFFSGYALRSHMARHRGERPYVCAICSKSFYNPTDLKVHFRLHTGEKPLKCSECNKTFRRHSTLCQHMKKHRGIKNHVCNMCNKAFYEVSKLNAHMRVHTGERPFECQFCERKFAQQSALIYHRRTHTGEKPYACKACTARFTTSSARNNHMLTHTGHKKFMCPICFKGCTSRAELRVHSSKHTGEKLFGCELCPQRFSSASYLAVHRRSHTGEKKYMCDVCGKGFIESSAYKKHLKTHASDKKDNDDSTNDNTEANFDSEATQMLEKNDPKADKNDESQDAEDEKDNTAVQVQESGQKKFKCGLCVKSYTYLHSLKKHMLSHVQMCVFSPDGSEKLYAFKQQQQQQQQQQQQQQQQQQQQQQQQQQLQVQPQVQQLQQQVLQVGSMQQLAVPIHAQHGITVSGVQGQQYPSVSSIQSLQLQQTHQHINTQQPQLQVQTIQIHPQHQPIQIHAVGMQQVQQEQLHVATSSCQTMLPNILQLQPGAVVSGLGQVGTELGGVHRIILQQPTATHPALYTIHH
- the LOC123870803 gene encoding zinc finger protein 852-like isoform X5, which codes for MQSFVNHSANSAVAVGDGLPSQLCLQCVHQISRCHAFKTLVERNDATLREQAKAMAEEALNMEKDKNLHSVYRAIQFIEVPTLSSNSTSQLLDGFFTDNTSDQPLTQEILQKDDFDVDKMNPNTENARKTDEGGLNSDDENLLQMVVFQATSSVSPGRHVCNLCHKEFKHARWLKLHMRSHSNWIKANCKKPPKCPICERTFKGPGMLKMHMRTHEQRPPKQPTCSVCQRTFPTKTLLYRHRQTHFEQKTHQCTVCEKRFFSGYALRSHMARHRGERPYVCAICSKSFYNPTDLKVHFRLHTGEKPLKCSECNKTFRRHSTLCQHMKKHRGIKNHVCNMCNKAFYEVSKLNAHMRVHTGERPFECQFCERKFAQQSALIYHRRTHTGEKPYACKACTARFTTSSARNNHMLTHTGHKKFMCPICFKGCTSRAELRVHSSKHTGEKLFGCELCPQRFSSASYLAVHRRSHTGEKKYMCDVCGKGFIESSAYKKHLKTHASDKKDNDDSTNDNTEANFDSEATQMLEKNDPKADKNDESQDAEDEKDNTAVQVQESGQKKFKCGLCVKSYTYLHSLKKHMLSHVQMCVFSPDGSEKLYAFKQQQQELQQQQQQQQQQQQQQQQQQQQQQQQQQQLQVQPQVQQLQQQVLQVGSMQQLAVPIHAQHGITVSGVQGQQYPSVSSIQSLQLQQTHQHINTQQPQLQVQTIQIHPQHQPIQIHAVGMQQVQQEQLHVATSSCQTMLPNILQLQPGAVVSGLGQVGTELGGVHRIILQQPTATHPALYTIHH
- the LOC123870803 gene encoding zinc finger protein 852-like isoform X2, with product MAAVTKTQKYNFEKICRACLQIKKDMRPLFEQLTATMLMGISKVQVAVGDGLPSQLCLQCVHQISRCHAFKTLVERNDATLREQAKAMAEEALNMEKDKNLHSVYRAIQFIEVPTLSSNSTSQLLDGFFTDNTSDQPLTQEILQKDDFDVDKMNPNTENARKTDEGGLNSDDENLLQMVVFQATSSVSPGRHVCNLCHKEFKHARWLKLHMRSHSNWIKANCKKPPKCPICERTFKGPGMLKMHMRTHEQRPPKQPTCSVCQRTFPTKTLLYRHRQTHFEQKTHQCTVCEKRFFSGYALRSHMARHRGERPYVCAICSKSFYNPTDLKVHFRLHTGEKPLKCSECNKTFRRHSTLCQHMKKHRGIKNHVCNMCNKAFYEVSKLNAHMRVHTGERPFECQFCERKFAQQSALIYHRRTHTGEKPYACKACTARFTTSSARNNHMLTHTGHKKFMCPICFKGCTSRAELRVHSSKHTGEKLFGCELCPQRFSSASYLAVHRRSHTGEKKYMCDVCGKGFIESSAYKKHLKTHASDKKDNDDSTNDNTEANFDSEATQMLEKNDPKADKNDESQDAEDEKDNTAVQVQESGQKKFKCGLCVKSYTYLHSLKKHMLSHVQMCVFSPDGSEKLYAFKQQQQELQQQQQQQQQQQQQQQQQQQQQQQQQQQLQVQPQVQQLQQQVLQVGSMQQLAVPIHAQHGITVSGVQGQQYPSVSSIQSLQLQQTHQHINTQPQLQVQTIQIHPQHQPIQIHAVGMQQVQQEQLHVATSSCQTMLPNILQLQPGAVVSGLGQVGTELGGVHRIILQQPTATHPALYTIHH